A portion of the Bacteroides faecium genome contains these proteins:
- a CDS encoding hybrid sensor histidine kinase/response regulator transcription factor: MAEHNRLVAIIFMLVACISSAVASETVNFQHLSLNSMFPQITINGLYQDESGVLWIGTKDGVKKYNGNYIESVNFMGINNWIQSNLVPTICGDKKGHLYVNTDYSIIEYDLIKEESRIIFSQPNTQILPSIAFNYGINSLWIGLLDSVYNYKEGICQAKYKIDSNNLSISSLKEASDKMLYIGTKHDGVFSIDPSGRQQKVLTTRSEIISINEDSRNNIWVGTLNEGLFKLTPSGDIVQYTEPTLASNYVRTVCEDNNGNIWVGTMLGLNVINPKTGDISFYGLEKEGSAGLSNLSVWIIMKDDQGTMWFGTYYGGLDYYNPHTDIFEYNNLKLGHAGIGPVISKIIEDRTGRLWISTEGDGLVSYLPATNDYAYYTKENHTISHNNVKTLYYDDASNTIWIGTHLGGLCSYSIDKKEFKHFTIDPSDHTKRSEIVQAIIRHKNILYLGTLSGVYYMNLEDYSIKKISLLDKYIYAVNSLMIDNQDNLWIGGNNLCYYSIKQNYVRSLDKYLAQITASSKNTITSLIQDNDNRIIATTLGAGILIYYPAQDRLEQINSKNSNLDSDYLSAVYPLSDHQLLVTSANGLSYIDLNTKRSYNYKSQNKFVLPSMIPGDIMKTSDNRIVMGGINGLAIISESNLFPESLPTKMFFSKLFVNNKEVAANDSSRILPQSLFATDHIKLKHHENNISVEIGTNDFVNLGQSKYQYKLDGYSHTWIELHPQKSINYMNLPYGDYKLKVRNISFKDEAELNEISLGITIIPPVYATWYAYLLYTLLILSVIVSIAYFYRSKLLLRNSLELERRDKLQKDAINESKMRFLGNISHELKTPIALISGQLELILMSNYSLPTIQNSLREVHNRAAKMGALINELLDFLKYNKENFSLRIKQQDIVLFTQEIYDSFVSYAELKNIHFNFVFDQKSRYAWFDEVQLQKVFNNILSNAFKFTPENGTVEIKITSSDSSVIITFTDSGIGIPKDMTGRIFERFFQVNNSVNRELSNTGTGIGLSLSLNIVKAHHGQITVESEEHKGSSFIVELPVGKEHFKEDKNVTIIEDEGNKEIINNAISIESEKENLEDFIAQQKKDFDHSSTLLIVEDDDELRKLLIEIFEPIFEIFEAKNGEEAFKIAQLNSPDLILSDVMMPGISGINLCARIKSHFDTSHIPVILLTALSSVEHNIKGLNCGADDYITKPFNIRILIAKCINLLNNRRKLQERYRALENSSAEQLTDNKLDQDFIDQIIKIVQTKLEEGNGDINVTLLCAELGLSRTKLFLKMKKITGESPHSFIQNIKLKTAAKMLRENEEYNISDISFQLGFSSLNYFGKSFKEYFGMSPTAYRKVHQEQKE, translated from the coding sequence ATGGCTGAACATAACAGACTGGTTGCTATTATATTTATGCTGGTTGCGTGCATTTCATCCGCCGTTGCGTCCGAAACGGTAAACTTTCAGCATTTGTCACTCAATTCAATGTTTCCCCAGATAACCATCAACGGACTTTATCAGGATGAGTCCGGTGTCTTGTGGATCGGAACTAAAGACGGCGTGAAGAAGTATAACGGAAATTATATCGAGTCTGTCAACTTCATGGGAATAAATAACTGGATACAGTCCAACCTTGTTCCGACAATTTGTGGAGACAAGAAAGGGCATTTATACGTCAATACGGATTACAGCATCATTGAATATGACCTGATAAAAGAGGAAAGCCGCATCATATTCAGCCAGCCGAACACACAGATATTGCCGTCCATCGCTTTCAACTACGGCATCAACTCTCTATGGATCGGTTTACTGGACAGTGTCTATAATTATAAGGAAGGAATATGCCAGGCCAAATACAAAATTGACAGTAATAACCTGAGTATTTCGTCATTGAAAGAAGCATCTGACAAAATGCTATATATCGGAACCAAACATGACGGTGTATTTTCCATCGACCCATCAGGCAGGCAGCAGAAAGTACTGACCACCCGCAGCGAAATTATATCAATAAACGAAGACAGCCGGAACAACATCTGGGTGGGCACTCTGAATGAGGGGTTATTCAAATTAACTCCGTCGGGAGATATCGTCCAATATACGGAACCTACCTTAGCCAGTAACTATGTAAGGACGGTATGCGAAGATAACAACGGAAATATCTGGGTAGGAACCATGTTGGGATTGAACGTCATAAACCCGAAAACAGGTGATATCAGTTTTTATGGTCTGGAGAAAGAAGGCAGTGCGGGATTGAGCAACCTCTCTGTCTGGATTATAATGAAGGACGACCAAGGCACGATGTGGTTCGGCACTTACTACGGTGGGCTGGACTACTACAATCCGCACACCGACATTTTCGAATACAATAATCTGAAACTGGGACACGCCGGAATCGGGCCTGTAATCAGCAAAATTATAGAAGACAGGACGGGGCGTCTATGGATAAGCACAGAAGGGGACGGCCTGGTGTCTTACCTGCCCGCAACCAATGACTATGCATATTACACGAAAGAGAATCATACAATATCTCACAATAATGTCAAGACTCTGTATTATGATGATGCGTCCAATACCATATGGATAGGAACTCATCTCGGCGGACTTTGCAGCTACTCAATTGACAAAAAAGAATTCAAGCATTTCACTATTGATCCGTCCGACCACACAAAACGCTCAGAAATCGTTCAAGCTATCATCCGCCACAAAAATATCTTATATCTGGGTACGCTCTCAGGTGTATATTATATGAATCTGGAAGATTACAGCATCAAGAAAATATCTCTTCTAGACAAATACATCTATGCCGTAAATTCATTGATGATAGACAACCAGGACAACCTGTGGATTGGGGGAAATAATCTGTGTTACTACAGCATCAAACAAAACTATGTACGTAGCCTCGACAAATATCTAGCCCAAATCACCGCTTCTTCAAAGAATACCATAACATCTCTTATCCAAGACAACGACAATCGTATCATAGCTACAACATTAGGCGCAGGTATTCTTATTTATTATCCGGCTCAGGACAGGCTCGAACAGATAAACAGCAAGAATAGTAATCTCGACAGCGATTATCTGAGTGCTGTTTATCCCTTATCCGACCACCAGCTTCTGGTCACCAGCGCAAACGGCTTGTCCTATATCGACCTCAACACAAAGAGAAGCTACAATTATAAATCGCAGAACAAGTTCGTCCTTCCGTCAATGATTCCGGGCGACATTATGAAAACCAGTGATAACCGCATCGTCATGGGGGGAATAAACGGTCTTGCTATAATTTCCGAAAGTAACCTGTTTCCGGAAAGTCTGCCTACTAAGATGTTTTTCTCCAAACTATTCGTTAACAACAAGGAAGTAGCGGCAAACGATTCTTCACGGATATTGCCCCAATCTCTTTTCGCAACGGACCACATCAAACTGAAACATCACGAAAATAACATATCCGTCGAAATCGGAACCAATGACTTCGTTAATCTCGGACAGTCCAAATATCAATATAAACTGGATGGGTATAGCCATACCTGGATTGAACTTCATCCCCAGAAATCAATCAACTACATGAACTTACCTTATGGAGATTATAAGTTAAAAGTAAGAAACATCTCTTTTAAGGATGAAGCCGAACTTAATGAAATCAGTCTCGGGATTACGATTATCCCCCCGGTTTATGCCACCTGGTACGCTTATCTCTTATATACATTACTGATATTATCCGTCATCGTCAGCATCGCCTATTTCTACCGTTCCAAGTTATTGCTAAGAAACTCACTGGAACTTGAAAGACGGGACAAACTGCAAAAAGATGCGATAAACGAATCCAAGATGCGTTTTCTCGGGAACATATCACATGAATTAAAAACACCTATTGCGCTGATATCCGGGCAACTGGAGCTTATCCTTATGTCCAATTATTCATTGCCAACCATTCAGAATAGTTTGCGTGAAGTACACAACAGGGCTGCCAAAATGGGAGCTTTGATAAACGAACTTCTCGATTTCCTGAAATACAACAAGGAGAATTTCTCATTAAGAATCAAGCAGCAGGATATAGTGCTATTCACACAAGAGATATATGATTCTTTCGTCAGTTATGCCGAACTAAAGAATATACATTTCAATTTTGTGTTCGACCAAAAGAGCCGGTACGCGTGGTTTGACGAAGTTCAGCTACAAAAGGTATTCAATAATATCCTGTCGAATGCTTTTAAGTTCACTCCGGAAAACGGAACGGTCGAGATAAAAATAACCTCATCGGATTCTTCTGTAATTATAACTTTCACCGATTCCGGCATCGGAATCCCCAAAGATATGACCGGACGAATCTTTGAACGTTTCTTCCAGGTGAATAACTCCGTAAACAGAGAATTATCCAATACCGGAACCGGCATAGGATTATCGCTGTCACTCAACATCGTAAAAGCCCATCACGGACAAATAACAGTGGAAAGTGAAGAACACAAAGGAAGTTCGTTCATCGTTGAACTACCCGTCGGCAAGGAGCACTTCAAGGAAGACAAAAATGTCACTATTATAGAAGATGAAGGGAACAAGGAAATTATCAACAACGCTATAAGCATAGAAAGCGAAAAAGAAAACCTGGAAGATTTCATCGCACAGCAAAAAAAGGACTTCGACCATTCATCTACCTTGCTTATCGTTGAAGATGATGATGAATTGCGGAAACTGCTTATAGAGATATTTGAACCTATTTTTGAAATCTTTGAGGCCAAGAATGGTGAAGAGGCATTTAAGATTGCACAGTTAAACTCACCGGACCTTATTTTATCAGATGTCATGATGCCCGGCATTTCCGGCATAAATCTCTGCGCAAGAATAAAATCTCACTTTGATACCAGTCACATACCGGTCATCCTGCTCACTGCACTAAGCAGTGTGGAACATAATATAAAAGGTCTGAATTGCGGGGCTGATGATTATATCACCAAACCTTTTAATATCAGAATCCTAATCGCCAAATGTATTAACCTACTAAATAACAGACGAAAATTACAAGAACGATACAGAGCATTAGAAAACAGCAGTGCGGAACAACTGACTGATAACAAACTCGACCAGGATTTTATTGACCAGATAATAAAAATTGTACAAACCAAGCTGGAAGAAGGAAACGGAGATATTAACGTCACACTGTTATGTGCCGAGTTAGGGCTGAGCCGGACGAAGTTATTCTTGAAAATGAAGAAGATTACAGGTGAATCCCCTCATTCCTTTATCCAAAATATAAAGCTGAAAACTGCCGCTAAAATGCTTCGGGAAAATGAAGAATACAACATTAGCGATATTAGTTTTCAGCTAGGTTTCAGTTCATTGAACTATTTCGGGAAAAGCTTCAAGGAGTATTTCGGGATGTCTCCTACTGCTTATCGAAAGGTTCATCAAGAACAAAAAGAATAA
- a CDS encoding endonuclease/exonuclease/phosphatase family protein yields the protein MNFRICISLFLLCCLLQPSTAQKPVTKPKEVTVKAMTYNTYSGRKQGIDKIAEVIKKENPDIVSLQEIERNTEINPWDTPKKLSELTGMKYYYFAHALDIPTGGDYGNVILSKYPVSEEKSFKLSVLKEGDYVRSFGYVKVAKEGKEFYFATTHLDHKYEDAARLKQVDEILACVEQLDKPVILGGDLNSRRGSATMAAFQKYFTVNCLSDGAPWTVPVPSPAYACDWLIYAPNEAFTVKAYNVCYWADKESDHYPVVATYLIK from the coding sequence ATGAATTTTAGAATATGCATTTCATTGTTTCTATTGTGTTGTTTGTTACAACCTTCAACGGCACAGAAACCTGTGACAAAACCGAAAGAGGTCACAGTAAAAGCCATGACTTACAACACGTATAGCGGTCGTAAACAAGGAATTGATAAGATTGCCGAAGTCATTAAGAAAGAAAACCCGGATATCGTTTCACTCCAGGAAATAGAAAGAAACACGGAGATTAACCCTTGGGATACTCCGAAGAAACTGTCGGAACTGACGGGAATGAAATATTATTATTTTGCCCATGCGCTCGATATTCCGACTGGCGGAGATTACGGAAATGTGATTCTTTCCAAATATCCGGTTTCCGAGGAAAAGAGTTTTAAGTTGAGTGTACTGAAAGAAGGTGATTATGTCCGTTCTTTCGGTTATGTGAAAGTTGCGAAGGAAGGCAAAGAATTCTATTTCGCTACGACACATCTGGACCATAAATACGAAGATGCTGCCCGCCTGAAACAGGTTGATGAAATCCTTGCGTGCGTGGAGCAACTGGATAAACCTGTTATTTTGGGGGGAGATTTGAATTCCCGTCGAGGTTCTGCTACCATGGCTGCCTTTCAAAAGTATTTCACCGTAAATTGTTTGAGTGATGGCGCTCCGTGGACAGTACCCGTACCAAGTCCGGCTTACGCATGTGACTGGTTGATTTATGCGCCAAACGAGGCTTTTACTGTGAAGGCGTACAATGTTTGTTATTGGGCGGATAAGGAATCAGATCATTATCCGGTAGTGGCTACTTATCTTATCAAATAA
- a CDS encoding SMP-30/gluconolactonase/LRE family protein has product MKTLIHHLKRFSIYSLMFASIGFVACEDENRQDMTPEIGEGEATPKITMYTPTAGGKSTSLTLYGTHFGTDLDNIRVTVNGVDAEVTGALGNIITANVQRGSGSGPVKVYLGQGEAAQELTYKTEFEYSQSPIVSTYIGSYVPSAKTEKKEGTLMEAVLWKPGSIAFDKEGALYIVEDDDRDIRIAKNNQVATFLRGDGTGGTVFRMMNIAFSSDGNTLFLSNDANATGNAHIATMPWNNVTHQYDAANLSAIWSITPSLGNGVTNVGVHPVTGEIFSVAHGNAMIYKYDPEQNTMVATGVQLPDAAGKNASKVKIRCILFDKAGTTVYMSSQEKDVIYKGDYDMSTGEFSNLHIWVGQYEKAGFTEGQGNEAKLEEPCQMDLDEEGNIYVAVRKKHRIAKITPDGMLTNYTGTGISGTTDGPLDKAQFNHPEGVQFGPDGALYISDYWNHKIRKIEKD; this is encoded by the coding sequence ATGAAAACATTGATACATCATTTGAAACGGTTTTCTATCTATTCTCTGATGTTTGCGTCAATCGGCTTTGTCGCATGCGAGGATGAGAACCGGCAGGATATGACACCTGAAATCGGCGAGGGCGAAGCTACTCCCAAAATCACTATGTACACGCCGACAGCCGGCGGGAAGTCTACAAGCCTGACTTTATACGGTACGCATTTCGGCACGGATTTGGATAATATCCGCGTGACAGTCAACGGGGTGGATGCCGAAGTGACGGGTGCGTTGGGGAATATTATTACTGCCAATGTGCAGAGGGGTTCCGGCTCCGGTCCGGTGAAAGTGTATCTCGGTCAGGGAGAAGCTGCGCAGGAACTGACATATAAAACGGAGTTTGAGTATTCTCAGTCTCCTATTGTAAGTACTTATATCGGCAGTTATGTTCCTTCCGCAAAAACGGAGAAGAAAGAGGGGACCCTCATGGAAGCGGTTCTTTGGAAACCGGGTTCTATCGCTTTCGACAAGGAAGGTGCTTTGTATATCGTGGAAGATGATGACCGTGATATCCGTATCGCGAAAAACAATCAGGTCGCTACTTTCTTACGCGGAGATGGAACCGGTGGAACTGTATTCAGGATGATGAATATCGCTTTCTCATCGGATGGCAATACTTTATTCTTATCCAATGATGCCAACGCTACGGGCAATGCACATATTGCAACGATGCCATGGAACAATGTTACGCATCAGTATGATGCTGCTAATCTGTCTGCAATATGGTCAATCACTCCTTCTTTGGGGAATGGCGTCACTAATGTAGGTGTGCATCCTGTCACGGGAGAGATTTTCTCCGTAGCTCATGGAAATGCCATGATTTACAAATATGACCCGGAGCAGAATACGATGGTGGCAACCGGCGTGCAACTTCCCGATGCAGCAGGTAAAAATGCGTCGAAAGTAAAAATCCGCTGTATCCTTTTTGATAAGGCAGGGACTACCGTGTATATGAGTTCACAGGAAAAAGATGTGATTTATAAAGGGGATTACGACATGTCGACAGGCGAATTCTCTAATCTCCATATTTGGGTAGGGCAGTACGAGAAAGCAGGTTTTACAGAAGGTCAGGGAAATGAAGCCAAACTGGAAGAGCCTTGCCAGATGGATTTGGATGAAGAGGGAAATATTTATGTAGCAGTCCGTAAAAAGCATCGTATAGCGAAAATCACCCCTGATGGAATGTTGACAAATTACACTGGTACAGGTATTTCCGGTACGACTGACGGCCCGTTGGATAAAGCGCAATTCAATCATCCGGAAGGTGTGCAGTTCGGTCCGGACGGAGCGTTGTATATTTCAGATTATTGGAATCATAAGATTCGTAAGATAGAAAAGGATTAA
- a CDS encoding endonuclease/exonuclease/phosphatase family protein: protein MKHKFYLLLVLLVGGLFAGCSSDDDGVTPPDEKDGVLVKVMSYNIYSGQKAYSGKKGMEAIAQVIKKINPDLAGLQEFETKTNKVEKADIIALMKEVTGMPYAFFVKTRDVDGGEYGNLILSKYPISDEVNYDLPRIETVEDVYPRSMGVVKTEKDGKGFYFGVTHLSHVGNETNRINQTTTIIEKTKGLDEPMILTGDFNALADSGPMKILYERFEIGCLNGNYGLTTGTPVPVKAIDFVLYTPDEGMSPKAYDVYYDAYVESDHFPVVATFSIND from the coding sequence ATGAAACATAAATTCTATTTATTACTGGTACTGTTGGTGGGCGGTTTGTTTGCCGGTTGCAGTTCGGACGATGACGGTGTGACCCCGCCGGACGAAAAGGACGGGGTATTGGTAAAAGTCATGTCTTACAATATATATAGCGGGCAGAAAGCTTATTCCGGGAAAAAGGGAATGGAAGCGATTGCCCAAGTGATTAAAAAGATAAATCCGGACTTGGCAGGTTTGCAGGAGTTTGAGACGAAGACTAACAAGGTGGAGAAAGCGGATATTATCGCCCTGATGAAAGAAGTGACCGGAATGCCTTATGCTTTCTTTGTCAAAACCCGTGATGTGGACGGCGGCGAGTATGGAAACCTGATTCTCTCGAAGTATCCGATAAGTGATGAAGTGAATTATGATTTGCCGAGAATAGAGACAGTGGAAGATGTCTACCCGCGTTCGATGGGAGTAGTGAAAACAGAAAAAGATGGAAAGGGTTTCTATTTCGGAGTGACGCACCTGTCTCATGTGGGCAACGAAACTAACCGTATCAACCAGACTACAACGATTATCGAAAAGACAAAGGGCTTGGATGAGCCAATGATATTGACTGGTGATTTCAATGCTTTAGCCGACTCCGGCCCGATGAAGATATTGTATGAACGTTTTGAAATCGGTTGCCTGAACGGGAACTATGGACTGACAACGGGAACGCCCGTTCCGGTGAAAGCGATTGATTTCGTATTGTACACTCCGGATGAAGGAATGTCTCCGAAAGCCTATGATGTGTATTATGATGCTTATGTAGAATCAGACCACTTTCCGGTGGTAGCTACGTTCAGTATAAACGATTAA
- a CDS encoding DUF3823 domain-containing protein has translation MNKIINIGLTALFACFVAACENDIDNYDAPNGGVYGTIYDKETNEPVPMPVPGSSGVMMSLYEQNTGATASVDFRARQDGTFEHTKVFNGSYRIQAKDGPFVGVCEGYVTVNGQTQVDLYTIPFSRISLDVSVSADNKLTLTYDAKTSNETLQLTDVSVIWNYAPGVDVNNANHATLSSLGTKASGTHVIDLMSDTEFIENHYKIVSNKNRVYVRVAATVTAESKPYVNYSRVVEVTVNDIR, from the coding sequence ATGAATAAAATAATAAACATAGGATTGACTGCATTATTCGCCTGTTTCGTGGCGGCATGCGAAAATGACATCGATAATTATGATGCACCGAACGGTGGCGTGTATGGCACTATCTATGATAAGGAAACGAATGAACCGGTTCCTATGCCTGTGCCGGGAAGTAGCGGTGTGATGATGAGTTTGTACGAGCAGAATACGGGGGCTACCGCCTCTGTTGATTTCCGTGCCCGCCAGGATGGAACGTTTGAGCATACGAAGGTGTTCAATGGCAGCTATCGTATTCAGGCAAAGGATGGCCCTTTTGTCGGGGTATGTGAAGGGTATGTCACCGTGAACGGACAAACGCAGGTTGATTTGTACACAATCCCGTTCTCGCGTATTAGCCTTGATGTGTCTGTATCGGCAGATAATAAGTTGACACTGACCTATGATGCGAAAACATCGAACGAGACATTGCAACTGACGGATGTTTCCGTGATATGGAATTATGCTCCGGGAGTGGATGTGAACAATGCAAACCATGCCACCCTCTCTTCACTGGGGACAAAGGCCAGTGGCACGCACGTCATCGACCTGATGAGTGATACTGAATTTATAGAGAATCATTATAAGATTGTTTCCAACAAGAACAGGGTGTATGTACGTGTTGCGGCTACGGTGACAGCAGAAAGCAAACCGTACGTGAACTACAGCCGGGTAGTGGAAGTAACTGTGAATGATATAAGATAA
- a CDS encoding RagB/SusD family nutrient uptake outer membrane protein has translation MNRNYLKYILIGGASIFVWTGCDDYLNRESTSGVNTPDLIWQNPKAITAVLADMYDSGLKLDEFDDWYGSKKANLANQTSLSDEATASYQKESAFDKSNSTYSYGDYVFNDDMVTRYKQIRIVNNFLLNIEKTSVLSEDEKEELGAEARFIRAMQYFGLVKRYGGVPLQTVPQEYTAGNTEALYQARDTEAATYDFIINECKAIYESLPEVRSSDAKYRANRGTVLALWSRAALYAGTIAKYSKTLTLTGEAVSKGYVYIPETEAERYFDECYTASSKILDEMVPRVYSLYKSTGTESEELAQNFYNLFSKAVNGDNGEYIFQKQYNVAAGKGHMWDKLNVPFSYRGDGWGCGMSPVLEMVEEFEYIDGTEGKLKMKDSGGKAISYDSPYDIFKNKDPRLLGSVYLPGADYKGYGGGKIEWIRGVINGQDGIGTKYEASAQPDKENKVVIDGQTYNTSGKDGGSLSVGDASKTGFYQRKFLDESLTDYTDIDAKRSSTPWVVFRLAEIYLNRAEACMELNQHLDVALKDINEIRGRAGIKLLTAGNLTLDKVRHERKVELAFEKHRYWDLKRWRLAHLDVSKGGLTNFRGTALCPYYNVKSGKYTFETGVPEKRKRLFLEKNYYTVFRAEDLSTNPLMVQNPGYGN, from the coding sequence ATGAATAGGAATTATCTGAAATATATATTGATAGGCGGGGCATCCATCTTCGTATGGACGGGGTGCGATGATTATCTGAACCGCGAGAGTACCAGCGGTGTCAACACACCGGATTTGATTTGGCAAAATCCGAAAGCAATCACAGCTGTATTGGCGGATATGTATGACTCGGGACTGAAACTGGATGAATTCGACGACTGGTATGGAAGCAAGAAAGCGAACCTGGCGAATCAGACCAGTCTCTCGGATGAGGCTACCGCCAGTTATCAGAAAGAGAGCGCATTCGACAAGTCGAACTCTACTTATTCTTATGGCGACTATGTATTCAACGACGACATGGTGACCCGCTACAAGCAAATCCGCATTGTGAATAACTTCCTGCTGAATATTGAGAAAACTTCCGTATTGAGTGAGGATGAGAAAGAGGAACTCGGAGCAGAAGCCCGTTTTATCCGTGCTATGCAGTACTTCGGACTGGTGAAGCGTTATGGGGGTGTTCCTTTGCAGACTGTTCCGCAGGAATATACCGCAGGGAATACGGAAGCTCTTTACCAGGCTCGTGATACGGAAGCCGCGACCTATGATTTCATTATCAATGAATGTAAGGCTATCTATGAATCATTGCCGGAAGTACGCAGCAGTGATGCCAAATACCGCGCAAATCGCGGAACGGTGCTTGCTTTGTGGTCACGTGCCGCACTGTATGCCGGTACTATCGCCAAGTATTCCAAGACACTGACTCTGACAGGCGAAGCTGTTTCCAAAGGATATGTTTATATTCCGGAGACAGAAGCGGAACGTTACTTTGACGAATGTTACACTGCTTCATCGAAGATTCTGGATGAAATGGTTCCCCGCGTGTATAGCTTGTATAAATCGACCGGTACGGAATCGGAAGAGCTGGCGCAGAACTTTTACAATCTCTTTTCCAAAGCAGTGAATGGGGATAACGGAGAATATATTTTCCAGAAACAGTATAATGTGGCTGCCGGTAAAGGACATATGTGGGATAAACTGAATGTTCCTTTCTCTTATCGTGGCGACGGTTGGGGATGCGGCATGTCTCCGGTACTGGAAATGGTAGAGGAATTTGAATATATTGACGGTACGGAAGGGAAGCTGAAGATGAAAGACAGCGGTGGAAAAGCTATCAGCTATGATAGCCCGTATGATATCTTTAAGAATAAAGACCCTCGTTTATTAGGTTCGGTTTACCTGCCCGGTGCTGATTATAAAGGATACGGCGGCGGTAAAATCGAATGGATACGCGGTGTCATCAACGGACAGGATGGGATAGGAACCAAGTATGAAGCTTCCGCCCAACCGGATAAGGAGAACAAGGTCGTAATAGACGGACAGACTTATAATACTTCGGGAAAAGACGGTGGCTCGTTAAGTGTAGGCGACGCCAGCAAGACGGGTTTCTATCAGCGTAAATTCCTGGATGAAAGTCTGACGGACTATACGGACATCGACGCAAAACGTTCTTCTACTCCCTGGGTGGTTTTCCGTCTGGCAGAAATCTATCTGAATCGTGCAGAGGCTTGCATGGAATTGAATCAGCACCTGGACGTGGCATTGAAAGATATCAATGAGATTCGCGGCAGGGCAGGCATCAAACTATTGACTGCCGGTAACCTGACGCTGGATAAAGTGCGCCATGAACGGAAAGTGGAACTTGCTTTTGAGAAGCATCGTTACTGGGATTTGAAACGTTGGCGCCTGGCTCATCTGGATGTAAGCAAAGGTGGTTTGACCAATTTCCGCGGCACGGCTCTCTGTCCGTATTACAATGTTAAGAGCGGCAAGTACACCTTTGAAACCGGTGTGCCCGAAAAGAGAAAGCGTCTTTTCCTTGAAAAGAACTACTATACGGTGTTCCGTGCCGAGGACTTGAGTACGAATCCGTTGATGGTACAGAATCCGGGTTACGGTAATTGA